The Streptomyces sp. ALI-76-A nucleotide sequence GGCGTCGACTATGAGTGAGCGGCCAAGCCCTGCCTAGCTTCTGTCCGATCGATCTCCCGGATCGCGATCATCCTTGCCGTGGATGGTCTCGGCGACCCGGGCCGCCGTCTCCCGCAGCCAGATGTGCGCCGCGTCGTGCGTGTGCACCGGGTGCCACCACAGGGCTTCCCGGAGCGGCACGGCGTCGTAGGGCGGTTCCATGACCCGTACGGGGACGAGTCCGTCGAACCGGTCGGCGAGACGCCCCTGGATCAGGGCGACCCGGCGGGTGCCCGCGACCAGGAGGGGCATCAACTGGAAGCTGTCCACGGAGACTTCGACGCGCGGCTCGATACCGAGCATGCCGATCTGACGGGCGGCGGGTGCGTCGTACGTGCGCTGGTACGTCACCCACGGCAGCCGGGCCAGGTCGTCGAGGGTGAGCTGCTCACCGACCTCGGGGTTGTCGTCGGCGACGAGGTAGACCCAGCGGTCCCGGTAGAGGTCCACGGCGGGAAGATCGCTGATGATGCCGTGCGGCAGCAGCAGCCCGTCGGCGGTGCTCAGCAGCGCCCCGGTGTTCTCGGTGATGTCCGTCGGGGGCTGCTTGAAGCGCAGTCTGATTCCCGGCGCCTCGGTGTGGACGATGCGGGCGAGTTCGGCACCGAAGACGGCCACCGCGTAGTCGGAGGCGATCAGGGTGAACTCGTGCTCCTCACGGGCGGGGTCGAACACCGCCTGGCTGGTGAAGACGCGTTCGAGCAGGTCGCAGGCGGTGGCGGTGCGGTCGAGGAGGGCCA carries:
- a CDS encoding LysR family transcriptional regulator translates to MNLASLDLNLVVALRALLEERNVTRAGRRIGLSQPAMSAALARLRRHFDDDLLSRVGGHYELTALGLALLDRTATACDLLERVFTSQAVFDPAREEHEFTLIASDYAVAVFGAELARIVHTEAPGIRLRFKQPPTDITENTGALLSTADGLLLPHGIISDLPAVDLYRDRWVYLVADDNPEVGEQLTLDDLARLPWVTYQRTYDAPAARQIGMLGIEPRVEVSVDSFQLMPLLVAGTRRVALIQGRLADRFDGLVPVRVMEPPYDAVPLREALWWHPVHTHDAAHIWLRETAARVAETIHGKDDRDPGDRSDRS